Proteins encoded together in one Temnothorax longispinosus isolate EJ_2023e chromosome 5, Tlon_JGU_v1, whole genome shotgun sequence window:
- the Mrpl12 gene encoding large ribosomal subunit protein bL12m gives MINTARLISRQSLSQFRQFHKCIVRQTESSTAAATNAASPPSPPPPSGADKPVDPKIDKIANDITSLNLIEVAELSDLLKKRLNLPDAPVMPMGGFVTAPQDEEEQVQKQVQTEFTVKLMAFDEKQKVPLIKEVKSLLPDTNLVQAKKFVESAPAIVKADISKEEAEKLRDALQKVGATVQIV, from the exons ATGATTAACACGGCCCGTCTAATATCTCGGCAGAGCCTTTCTCAATTTCGCCAATTTCACAAATG CATTGTCCGACAAACGGAATCGAGCACAGCAGCAGCGACAAATGCCGCATCACCACCATCACCACCTCCTCCGTCTGGTGCTGACAAGCCGGTAGATCCGAAGATCGATAAAATAGCCAATGACATCACCTCTCTCAATCTGATAGAAGTAGCAGAGCTCAGTGATCTATTAAAGAAACGACTGAATCTGCCAGATGCGCCTGTTATGCCTATGGGAGGATTTGTTACCGCACCTCAG GATGAGGAAGAGCAAGTACAAAAGCAAGTACAAACGGAATTCACCGTTAAGTTGATGGCATTCGACGAGAAACAAAAGGTACCGCTAATCAAAGAGGTGAAGAGCTTGTTGCCGGACACAAATCTCGTTCAG GCCAAAAAGTTCGTCGAAAGCGCACCCGCGATAGTAAAGGCGGACATATCGAAGGAAGAAGCGGAAAAATTGCGAGATGCTCTGCAGAAAGTTGGTGCTACAGTCCAGATTGTATAA
- the LOC139813431 gene encoding uncharacterized protein has protein sequence MPRLVIRSAVWILTLLFRLVVTENKTCPEQNGLLLDSREDRLAHGSSGSFWRQRPSRGNESIETVGSGSFPNKISRLRVARNIDLEEGYKNTSANRRTLMDYNGPVIMEDPDDTSDQNLASHVRVKRNEPIVRRSSRSVKLVDSFPRNSQLRTDAASIFGDSMFEGSLSDRENRSDSPAVVDTVVSRSRRKRGVLSKSGYRKKRVKGNVGHTKQHVEIKNGKKKNGVSKSSHQSRKKKTKDLSSKKKKNKGIRMPVRTTDESRIEKRSSGNSDLNTDIDTASVEEAGGLISQKENALLTNNRSLAKQREENTVVLPFVHTGRAELRFRIEKLPVNESSFISPNRWTDCPVGTISPCSITSPKYNASDEILDLNVTNLELGPNFDSVAGRKADNLTVEITLKKLDRGSNASVPETSDPDESMSFYNTESHPVRSNVPGIEDDRNTENGNYDRTNEMSAGYSDEKSRAKRNQEIMSKRYLRSDKNAKGSRRLKDAEQGTVIGDGKRGKTGDRRTRGNRAVRSIEEIKNLAEKLIVKVRNRSIKNPLPRGLYFKFTVDTLRFQINELQVYVINRTETLRVRDSCKDAVCAVDEEEPRTSLEKKDVSSSTSKIAKNVDSRQRFAKEAALAGKRISQTRSGGSRFARGEYPTSRRSRRKWGRWMDWSSCSVTCGKGRQIRWRHCLHDCNDAETEMEEKACQLPACPPSKFLGIF, from the exons ATGCCGAGATTGGTAATCCGCTCGGCTGTTTGGATACTGACGCTCCTCTTTCGCCTCGTCGTgacagaaaataaaacgtgTCCAG AACAAAACGGTCTCCTCTTGGATTCTCGAGAGGATAGACTGGCGCACGGTTCCTCCGGAAGCTTTTGGAGGCAAAGACCATCTCGTGGAAACGAATCGATCGAAACTGTCGGATCAGGATCGTTCCCGAACAAGATCTCGCGACTTCGAGTAGCAAGAAATATAGATCTCGAGGAAGGATACAAAAACACCAGTGCAAACAGAAGGACTTTGATGGACTATAACGGTCCAGTTATAATGGAGGATCCCGATGATACGAGCGATCAGAATCTCGCGAGTCACGTTCGCGTCAAAAGAAACGAGCCGATCGTTCGCCGATCGAGCCGCTCGGTAAAGTTGGTCGATTCGTTTCCGCGAAATTCTCAGCTCAGGACCGACGCGGCCAGCATATTCGGCGATTCGATGTTCGAAGGATCACTCTCGGATCGCGAGAACCGATCCGATAGTCCTGCCGTTGTGGATACCGTTGTCTCGCGCTCGCGGCGCAAACGAGGGGTCCTGTCGAAAAGCGGATATCGCAAGAAACGCGTCAAGGGAAATGTCGGGCATACGAAGCAGCACGTTGAGATAAAAAacggaaaaaagaagaacggTGTCTCGAAGTCCTCCCATCAGTCTCGCAAGAAAAAAACGAAGGATCTAAGCTCGA aaaaaaagaaaaataaaggaatCCGAATGCCCGTCAGAACGACCGACGAGTCCAGGATAGAAAAAAGGTCGTCCGGAAATAGCGACTTAAACACTGACATTGACACTGCCAGCGTCGAGGAAGCAGGAGGCTTAATTAGTCAGAAGGAAAACGCGTTATTAACAAACAATAGAAGTCTCGCTAAACAGCGAGAGGAGAACACCGTTGTGTTACCCTTCGTGCATACCGGAAGAGCGGAATTGCGCTTTCGCATCGAAAAACTTCCCGTGAACGAGTCGTCGTTCATCAGTCCCAACCGCTGGACGGACTGTCCCGTCGGGACCATCAGCCCCTGTTCGATTACGTCACCGAAATACAACGCGAGCGACGAAATTCTCGATCTCAATGTCACGAATCTCGAACTCGGCCCGAATTTCGACTCCGTCGCGGGAAGGAAGGCTGATAATTTAACAGTGGAGATTACGCTGAAGAAACTGGATCGCGGGAGTAACGCGTCAGTCCCGGAAACGAGCGATCCTGATGAAAGCATGTCGTTTTATAACACGGAATCTCATCCGGTTAGATCCAACGTGCCGGGAATCGAGGACGACCGAAATACGGAAAACGGAAACTACGATCGCACGAATGAGATGTCCGCGGGATACTCGGACGAGAAGTCGCGCGCGAAGAGAAACCAGGAAATTATGTCTAAGCGCTATCTACGAAGTGATAAGAACGCGAAGGGATCGAGACGTCTCAAGGACGCCGAACAAGGAACCGTGATCGGAGACGGCAAGCGTGGGAAGACGGGGGACAGAAGGACTCGCGGTAATCGCGCTGTAAGGTCGAtcgaagagataaaaaatctTGCCGAAAAGTTAATCGTCAAAGTAAGGAACCGTTCGATTAAGAATCCGCTTCCTCGgggattatattttaaatttactgtAGATACCCTTCGTTTTCAGATAAACGAACTGCAAGTGTACGTGATCAATCGTACTGAGACTCTACGCGTGAGAGATTCCTGTAAAGACGCGGTTTGCGCGGTCGACGAGGAGGAACCGAGGACCTCTCTGGAGAAGAAGGACGTCTCGAGTTCCACGTCCAAGATCGCCAAGAACGTCGACAGCCGTCAACGCTTCGCGAAGGAGGCGGCCTTAGCGGGTAAAAGAATATCTCAAACGCGTTCCGGCGGCTCGAGATTCGCGCGGGGGGAGTATCCGACGAGCAGGAGATCGCGTCGCAAGTGGGGCAGGTGGATGGATTGGAGCAGCTGTAGCGTCACCTGCGGCAAGGGTCGACAGATTAGGTGGCGGCATTGCCTGCACGATTGCAACGACGCGGAAACCGAGATGGAGGAGAAAGCGTGCCAATTGCCGGCCTGTCCCCCAAGCAAGTTCCTCGGAATATTCTGA